Genomic segment of Sarcophilus harrisii chromosome 4, mSarHar1.11, whole genome shotgun sequence:
GGTCACCTTCATCTAGGCTCACAGACAGAAGTGGAAAGTTTTGGATCTTGTTCTACCAATAATTTGCTGTATGATCTTGAACTAATAATGTCActtctctggaactcagtttcctcaacctgTAAGATGAGGGGGATTGGAGTAGATGATCTTtatggttcctttcagctcttgaGCTGAGAAACTCCTGGTTTCTCAAGATGGTGGCTCTTTCCTTGAGGCACTGGGAGGAAGTGGTAATGGGAAGCAGGGGAACTAGATCTGTTTGGAGGTTGGGGGCTGCCTTtctgagttcttttccttttggttaCAGTGTAAAGTCCAGGATGGAGGCCACTGGAGGCCTGGTGTCCACTCCCAAAGCACTGCCCTACTTTGTGGCTCTGTCCCAGATTCTGGGCCTAACTGTGGTGGCTGTGACTGGGGCATGGCTTGGCTTGTACCGCGGTGGCCTTGCCTGGGAGAGTTCCCTGCAGTTCAATGTGCATCCACTCTGCATGGTCATAGGCATGGTCTTCCTGCAGGGAGATGGTGAGTTCTGGCTGGCTTAATGCTGGGGGGAGGTGGCTCAAGGTCATCCACTGATTTTTGTGGGGGTAGACACCATTGCCACCTGAATCTGGGGAGAACCATCCTTTTTCTGCCTCTAGTTTCTGGGTATACCTGAGGATTGTTTGGGAAAATGCCTTCTGTTTGGGGAACAGCAAAGGGGTTGGCTCTGGAGGCTGGCTACACTATCTCAAGAGTGATACTGTCTTTAAGACAGACTCAAGTCACCCAGAGTAGGATAGCCCAGATGTTTGGGATGTTAGGAATATTAGAAACCAAAATCAGGAGGGGAAGCTTTGTCTCTTAGTtcaaagggggaaagaggaggtgTACACACTATATGTGGATGGGTATACAATTACTAAGGTACTgagaacctcagttttcttcataGATAAGCAGTAATGTTATGTTTGCTAGGAAGGAATTGTAGGATGATGGCTGTAAATTGAGGCCATTTCCCTCAAAAGTCTCCTTCTTTGggagtaaagaaaaggaaattgattcTTCTGGAAGAACTGGTCCCATAGAGTAGGTTCTCAAGGTAGCATTTAGAGCTAAAATATGGCCCAACAAATAGAATTATTTTCCTGTGGGATAAAATGCTGCAGCCTTTATTCTCTTTCCCACTTGTTTACTCTGATAAATGAGAGCTGATAATTGCTCTTTTCCTTTACTGAGGCCTGGGAAATTAATCCAGAATTGTCCCTGGCCACAGGCACTATTCTTCAGAGTCTTAATAATAAGCTAAATTCTAAAGGGACCAGGTAGCTTGGAATAATTTGGTTATCTAGAAAATCCCTTTATTAGATCATACTCTTGTTattctgctttctctctcctAAATCTTGTTCTTAGCAGAACCTCCAGTGCTTGCATCCCCTGTATTCTCTCAAGCTTCCCTCTAACTTCCCTTCTCTATCTCGATTATCTCCTACTCTCCAACCCTTTAtcctattatattatatttgctCTATCTGCCTCTTCAAATGCTGTAGGAAATCATTCAGTGGAACCAATTGTGTCCACTACTGAGGAGGTAAATTATGAATATCTTTAAAAAACCTGGGCTTTGGCAAATGATGAGCAGCAAATAAGACAGAGTCTGCTCAGATTTGTCTTTGTGCTTTCCATGATGCTCAGTATTCATCTCATCCTTTGCTGCCCCCTGTTCTTTTAACTTTTACAGGGTCTTTTCTACTGAGTCCcattttctcattatgtggccaaaatacTTAATGCTTCACCTTTAGTATTTAACCTTCAAGCAAATAGcctgaatttatttctttaagtattgattgatttgccCTCTTTTacccagagactgacttctatagtggcagatctatggaagaaggagttttgcactgagaatacagttctcagtggacagaaagtcctggcagctgaATGAGccaccaaggtccatctgcaaagactttagttgataGACGCTTATTATATTGGATatcttggtgggggttgggaagcccTAGCaaatcagaaccagtgggggctggaCAACCCAAGCAAGTCAGTATGAGGGCTGGGACAATGGAAGCAGAGgagaaccagtgggggctgggacaagcctggatctcctattggaattcaaagggatgctttttgaccaggatttatgattcaaaggctctggcatcctggaaagacaacctgtctggggaggatatgcctcagccaggaggggctgggaatctgaaaggaatcacagatcaataggaaatataatttcttaaagggaccccaaCCCGCTTCAAGACCACCAAAGCCATACTGAAGGGTGAACACACTTATGCTCTTCTTTGTATAAGTGCTCTACTTCCTTTGTCAAAAACTactatctctctatataaatctgacttttcctcattctttgtctctttgtcctCAGCCCTCCAAAACCTATTCTTTGCTCTCATTAGGAATTCTATTCCCCACATCTTTCTTCACGCCTACTCTGACTGCACTTTAGTCCCTTCCCAGTTTCatttggattattgcaataaagGCCTAATTGATTTCCCTTCCTTGagtttcttccctctccaatccattgTTCATGTAGCTGTCAGAGTAAATTTCCTAAAACATGagtttgattatattacatttctACCCAATAAATCCCAGGAGCTCCCTGTAGCCTCTGGATGAAAGAGAAActcctctctttggcatttaaagcccttcacaacctggtccCAAACTACCTATCTTACTTAATGTCACAACTCCTGCACACAATGGTTCAGTTAAATTGGCCTTCTCTTTGTGCCTTTCCACTGGCCTTGCTCCAAGTCTGGACAtgcccctcccctcttctctctttctctccctccctctctcttcccccccccccccccccttgaaATTCCCTGTTTCCCTTAAAACTCAGTTCAGTCACTTTCTTCTGAAGTCTTCCTTTCTGCTGCTAGACTGCCCCCTCCCCATTATCTTTACCAGGTActtagatatgtatgtgtgtgtatacataggcaatatatgtatgcacacatacacatatatatttttagggaataaaagttattttatttgtctGTGGAGGGTAAGTAGATATTAAGGGGAACAgccctttcaaaaaaaattttttttttggttagagaTAAACAGCTGGAAGATGCATATATCTGAAGGCAAAAGAGATTTCTGAATGATTTATGGGTTGGATCTGGTTATGacctggttgtttttttttttgttttttttgttttttttgttttttttttttttttttgccagagcaattggggataagtgacttggccagggtcacacatctagtaaatatctgaggccagatttgaactcaggtcctcccgacttcagagcaggtgctctacccactgccaCCCGAGCTGCCCCTATAACCTGTTGGTTTTATCTATTTACTAGGAGAAATGGATAAGTGCTCAAAACCATCAGACTCCCTTCTTCTGTTTGGGGGAGGTTCTGGGTTTAATTGTTAGGCAGAATGACCCGCACAGGTTTCATTAGGTAGATGgataaggagagaggaaagaacgTCCAGTGTGTGATGGAAAGGTAGGCAGCAGGAAACTTACAGATAtacttttgccctttttttctcccctcacaAGCCCTACTAGTTTATCGGGTGTTCAGGAATGAGACCAAGCGAACCACAAAGATCCTGCATGGGCTGCTACACATCTTTGCCCTTATCATCGCTTTGGTTGGTAAGTTCCTTAATGTTTCCTTTCCCTCTGAGAGATGTTGACTGGCTGTCCATGCCCTCTTTTTGCCTCTGGTTTCTAGATCTGAGGTGGTGGATACTTTCCTAAACTGCATTAGGCCACTCTGGAAGCAGATTTTTACCTCAGTGCCAGTACTCCACGGACACCACTTATTACTTATGTTAACACATTAATAATTCCTTATTCCAAATGTTAACACATTTGGGAGGAGAGGGCAGGATGAGAATAAATCCTGAGAGCTCCAAATGGCCCTGTTTGGTCTCTAgtgttttcttcttcccctttcccctataCTCTCCTAAAAAAAAGTACCTAACCTGGTATTCTCTTGTCCTTCCACTTCTTTTCAGGACTTGTGGCTGTGTTCGATTATCACAGTAAAATGAACTATGCTGACTTATATAGTCTGCATAGTTGGTGTGGGCTGCTCATCTTTATCCTCTATTTCGCACAGGTGAGTCCTCTCTGCCCCAGGGAGCCCTAGAGGGATTCAAGCAGCTGCCCAAAGGGCAGGAGCCTGACAGGTCTCAAGGATCCCTAGTGGTGCACAGCCAGAGGTCCCAGAAAGGGCTGGGCTGGCCTGCTGGGTCTGGCCCGAGATTGGACAGATTTAGGTGCCCTCTGGCAGCCACCCAGCTCACGGCCTGCCCAGGCTTTGGTGTATGGCACTTGGAGCAGGACTGTGATGTAGGCAAACTTTGAGCACTTGGGCTTGGCTACAGTCTTTCAAGATGGGTTTAGCAGTGACTTAAAAAACACCAAACCGGGCACCACAAATGGCCATGCGGGCACATAGGGAATCCTTATTTTGTGTGGGTCTGACACTTCTCTGCATTTCTTCCAGTGGCTCTTGGGCTTCAGCTTTTTCCTGTTCCCTGGAGCATCGTTTTCCCTTCGAAACCAGTATCGCCCACAGCACATCTTCTTCGGCGCCACACTCTTCGTTCTTTCTGTGGGCACGACCCTGCTGGGCATCAAGGAGGCGTTGCTGCTGGGGCTCTCGTGAGTGACTTGGGACTGCTGGTGGGGGGCCCCTGACCCCTTGCCTGCCCCAGGAAGCAGCATCCTTTGCTTTTGGTCTCATTAGGTGATTTCGCTCAGTCAGTTTCTCATCAGAGCAGGATCAGGCGGCAGCTCAGGCCCACGGGTTTCATGGCTGCCTTGGGGTAGCTGGCTTGATATTCCCCTCGTGTTGATCTGATCTTGGCTGAGGACGTGTGTGTTGTGAGACATCccttctccattctctctctgcCCTGCAGGAAGAAGTACAGTATGTTCCAGCCCGAGGGCATCTTGGCTAACGTATTGGGCCTGCTGCTGATCTGCTTTGCTGTGGTCGTGCTCTACATCCTGACCAGAGAGGGCTGGGTTCGGCCTCCTCGGGCTGAGGAGCAAGCGCTGTCCATGGACTTTAAGACCTTGACGGAAGGGGATAGCCCCGGCTCTCAGTGATGGCCGGATCTAGCCATGATGGGGTGGGAAGTGGGGATGTGGTGAGCAATCGCTTCAGTTCCATGTGGGTGTTGGAACATGTCTTTATTCCCTCCTCCCTGCTGTGCCATCCCACCATCCCTTTGAGAAATTTCAGAGTACCACTGAGGCTATTCCTGGGCAGTAGCAAGATGCTAAGGAAAAAGTGCCCTCCAATTGATAGTGGGGATCAGCCAGTGGGGTAGTCTGTGTTTATCTACCCTGGCTGCTGGAGGCTCAGCCTGTCTTTCCTAGCCTTTCCTTTGtagttttgctttccttttccataccttgCTTCTCAGCAAAATTAGTAGCACGCACTTCTCGTGcagctcttccttccctctccaaagCTGGCCCAGGAGCAGGGGGCCTCCCGACAGAGGATGAAGAATCCTAAAAGAGACTCACCAGTCAGAAAGGTGGTTCAGCATTTAGGTGCTCATGTAACAGGtcttttagagctgaaagggaaacagcatcattttacagatggggaaagtgagatTTAGCATTGAAGTAATTTACCTAAAGTCATCTAATTTTTTTGTACAGTTATTATGCCATATGATTGGCTCATCTGGTAGGTTTAAAGCAATGGGTCTAAAACTTTTTGATCACAGAACTCCATCACTCTCTTAAAAATGGTTGAGGACCAcctaaagagcttttgtttatgtgggtcaTTTTTGTAATagttagaaatatattaaaaattaaaatcctttGTTATTATGAATATCTCATATCATTAGACCTCACAGACCCCCTAAAAGAGTCTCAGGGTCCACACTTTGAGAACCCCTTCTCTAAAATAAACAGATATTTTCAAGAAAAGTTCCCAGTTAGGGAACTCTGTTTGGCTTCTGGTTTCCTTGGCTAAAAACCCTGACTTCAGGAGAAGCTGAAGCATTCTGTATTTCTTAGAGAGGTTGCTTACAGATGCCGGGCTTGGCATTGAGGACAATAAAGAGAGAGGGTACTCTGCTGTCTGGACTCTGAGAAAAAGCACTAAGGGTCTCAGGTATTGCAAATCAGGCACCGAAGCCCATTCTCAGTGGTCACACCAAAGTCCAAGCAAACATTCAGCTATTCCAAACAAAGCATTAGCCTTTGGCAGGGAAAACAATTGAGATCCTATGGAAACCGTTTGTGTTTAGAGTCCAAGTATGACCTTGACCCAACCCCAGAACTGCTATGGTAATGGGAGGGCATCATGATGTATTTCATTTTACTCAGGACCATTAAGCTCCTGAAGTATATCTTTCTCTACTAAGAAAAGATAGGTTTAATAGGGTGTGAGTCCTAGTTTCAGGACTGTTTTCTCATGCTGAGTAGTATAGTTTTCTTGTAGCTTACTTGAGCCTGACTTAGGAAGATGCTAaggctctcttctttctcctttagtTTGGATCTTGGGAATCCTGGTCCTGGGGAAGAGGCTCTTTGCCAAATAAGCTTGACACTGCCCTGAAAAGGGAGGTTGGAGTTATAAAGCCCTTCATCTTGAATGAATAGAACACAAGGTCTGGCCCTGCTTCATTCACCCTGTGAGCAAAGCTCCTGCCAAGGTGATTTCAGTTAAAACTGGACTGGCTTCTGCCAGAAGGTCACTAAG
This window contains:
- the LOC100932278 gene encoding cytochrome b561; its protein translation is MEATGGLVSTPKALPYFVALSQILGLTVVAVTGAWLGLYRGGLAWESSLQFNVHPLCMVIGMVFLQGDALLVYRVFRNETKRTTKILHGLLHIFALIIALVGLVAVFDYHSKMNYADLYSLHSWCGLLIFILYFAQWLLGFSFFLFPGASFSLRNQYRPQHIFFGATLFVLSVGTTLLGIKEALLLGLSKKYSMFQPEGILANVLGLLLICFAVVVLYILTREGWVRPPRAEEQALSMDFKTLTEGDSPGSQ